From Candidatus Baltobacteraceae bacterium, the proteins below share one genomic window:
- a CDS encoding cytochrome c oxidase subunit II, which produces MHIHRYERWWMTFGLAMLVVFMATIFIAAFADNINPPTGSATIEPTKVGSTPPFDHPGLRQTADGNYEAYYVAQVFMFSPSKLTIPLGSTVTFYVTSSDVVHGFEIARTDINIMAIPGWVNSATYRFTKAGTYLLVCNEYCGIGHQNMYGTIEVK; this is translated from the coding sequence ATGCACATTCACCGCTACGAACGCTGGTGGATGACCTTTGGCCTCGCCATGCTGGTCGTGTTCATGGCCACCATCTTCATCGCCGCTTTCGCCGACAACATCAACCCACCGACCGGCTCTGCGACCATCGAACCGACCAAGGTTGGCTCGACGCCGCCCTTCGATCATCCGGGTTTACGCCAAACCGCTGACGGCAACTACGAGGCCTATTACGTCGCCCAAGTCTTCATGTTCAGCCCGTCCAAGCTCACGATCCCGCTCGGCAGCACCGTGACGTTCTACGTCACCAGCTCCGACGTCGTGCACGGCTTCGAGATCGCCCGCACCGACATCAACATCATGGCGATTCCCGGATGGGTCAACAGTGCGACCTACCGTTTCACCAAAGCCGGAACCTATCTGCTCGTCTGCAACGAGTACTGCGGGATCGGTCACCAAAACATGTACGGAACGATCGAGGTCAAGTGA
- a CDS encoding divalent metal cation transporter, whose product MSIATDLDGLPRRVARWAKSLGPGLITGAADDDPSGIATYSITGASTGLSMLWAALVTTPMMAVIDGTCARIGLVTGAGLMWSLVRSMPRVFAIALALLVGVANTFNVGADLNAMAVSAHLLAPVPMEVWLVFFAAVIVVVEVFFTYRAFADIMRWLCIVLFAYIITAFVVHANWPVVLLNLIVPHVRWNAGWLTTLTAALGTTITPYLFFWQTSMTAEERQARRTANQDSDPTPRRVADAHADANTGAIYSNLVMFFIIVTCASTLGAHGSANIATAQDAAEALRPLAGNFAFTLFTIGIVGTGLLAVPVLAGSSGYMFAELWGWREGLDLKPNRARGFYTIIVLGVAAGATMGLFHLDPIKALFWCAVLNGIAAVPLLYAIIRIARDHRVLGKWVISRTALVWLWLAFGLLLLSALGTFASPFISTS is encoded by the coding sequence ATGAGCATCGCGACGGATCTCGACGGCCTTCCGCGCCGGGTAGCGCGCTGGGCGAAATCGCTCGGACCCGGCTTAATTACGGGTGCGGCGGACGACGATCCGTCGGGAATCGCGACCTATTCCATCACCGGCGCGTCGACCGGCCTCTCGATGCTCTGGGCCGCGCTCGTTACCACGCCGATGATGGCGGTGATCGACGGAACCTGCGCTCGCATCGGGCTCGTCACCGGTGCGGGATTGATGTGGTCGCTGGTGCGCAGTATGCCGCGGGTCTTCGCGATCGCGCTCGCGCTCCTCGTCGGCGTGGCGAACACGTTCAACGTCGGCGCCGACTTGAACGCGATGGCGGTCTCGGCGCATCTGCTCGCGCCGGTTCCGATGGAAGTGTGGCTCGTCTTTTTTGCCGCGGTCATCGTCGTCGTCGAGGTCTTTTTCACGTATCGCGCGTTTGCCGACATCATGCGTTGGCTGTGCATTGTGCTCTTCGCCTATATCATCACGGCGTTCGTCGTGCACGCCAATTGGCCGGTCGTGTTGCTCAACCTCATCGTTCCGCACGTTCGCTGGAACGCCGGCTGGCTCACCACGCTCACGGCCGCGCTCGGCACGACCATTACGCCGTACCTTTTTTTCTGGCAAACGTCGATGACGGCAGAAGAGCGCCAGGCCCGGCGCACGGCGAATCAGGATTCCGATCCCACACCGCGGCGCGTCGCGGATGCGCATGCCGACGCGAACACGGGCGCGATCTATTCGAATCTGGTGATGTTCTTCATCATCGTCACCTGCGCATCGACGCTCGGCGCGCACGGCTCCGCGAACATCGCAACCGCGCAAGATGCGGCCGAGGCGCTGCGCCCGCTGGCCGGCAATTTTGCCTTTACGCTCTTTACGATCGGGATCGTGGGAACCGGACTGCTGGCGGTTCCGGTTCTGGCCGGCTCATCCGGCTATATGTTCGCCGAGTTGTGGGGGTGGCGCGAAGGGTTGGATCTGAAGCCGAACCGGGCGCGGGGCTTTTACACGATCATCGTCCTGGGCGTCGCGGCCGGAGCGACGATGGGTCTCTTTCATCTCGATCCGATCAAAGCGCTGTTTTGGTGCGCGGTCCTCAACGGGATCGCCGCGGTACCGCTGCTGTACGCGATCATTCGCATCGCGCGCGATCACCGCGTACTCGGGAAATGGGTCATATCACGGACCGCGCTGGTCTGGTTGTGGCTCGCGTTCGGGTTGTTGCTCCTGAGCGCGCTCGGCACGTTTGCCTCTCCCTTCATCTCGACCTCTTGA
- a CDS encoding response regulator transcription factor, with the protein MSGTVLIVEDEPQIGDVLAGYLQADGFTATVSSTFADAMAALDRSRPDLLLLDVTLPDGSGLDILRAVRERDIPAIVVTARADEVDRIVGLEIGADDYITKPFSPREVVARVRAVLRRAQGSGGGSSGDLIRIGDLEIDVEAHEVRVGKHQAHLTPSEFRLLEVLARNAGVALTRAQLLDKLSDDGSIFERTLDRHINNLRRKIEPDVQNPAYVLTVYGVGYKMRKL; encoded by the coding sequence GTGTCGGGCACGGTCTTGATCGTCGAGGACGAACCGCAGATCGGCGACGTCTTGGCGGGATATTTACAAGCTGACGGCTTCACCGCCACGGTCAGTTCGACGTTTGCGGATGCGATGGCGGCGCTCGACCGCAGCCGCCCGGATCTCTTACTGCTCGACGTAACGCTGCCGGACGGCAGCGGGCTGGACATCCTGCGCGCGGTTCGCGAACGCGACATCCCGGCGATCGTCGTTACGGCGCGCGCTGACGAGGTCGATCGGATCGTTGGGCTCGAGATCGGCGCCGACGATTACATCACCAAGCCCTTCAGCCCGCGCGAGGTCGTTGCGCGCGTCCGCGCCGTCTTGCGGCGCGCGCAGGGCAGCGGCGGCGGGAGTTCGGGCGATCTCATTCGGATCGGCGATCTCGAGATCGACGTCGAAGCGCACGAAGTGCGGGTAGGAAAGCATCAGGCGCATTTGACGCCGTCGGAATTCCGGTTGCTGGAGGTGCTGGCGCGCAATGCGGGCGTGGCCCTCACCCGCGCGCAACTGCTCGATAAACTCAGCGACGACGGTTCGATCTTCGAACGAACGCTGGACCGGCACATCAACAACTTGCGGCGCAAGATCGAGCCGGACGTGCAGAACCCGGCGTACGTGTTGACGGTCTACGGCGTCGGCTACAAGATGCGCAAGCTGTAG